The following are encoded in a window of Methanomassiliicoccales archaeon genomic DNA:
- a CDS encoding zinc ribbon domain-containing protein: MFCPRCGGESRDGYQFCMHCGFNFKEGRAPEYPYPPYQPRPGMYPIPDRKDPGIATILALLPGLIGILGVGHIYVGKMIQGFLLLILGIFLDALLVGSIFLGFITMGVGFILTVIILAVILIILIFQTLDANRLAKQYNDHVLRYGRAPW; the protein is encoded by the coding sequence TTGTTCTGTCCGAGATGCGGAGGGGAGAGCCGGGACGGCTATCAATTCTGTATGCATTGTGGATTCAACTTCAAAGAGGGCAGAGCACCAGAGTATCCATATCCTCCATATCAGCCTCGACCTGGAATGTATCCCATCCCTGATCGTAAAGATCCAGGGATAGCGACCATTTTGGCATTACTGCCTGGATTGATAGGGATACTGGGGGTAGGGCACATCTATGTGGGAAAAATGATTCAAGGATTCCTGCTGCTTATCCTCGGCATTTTCCTGGACGCTCTACTTGTTGGAAGCATTTTCCTCGGTTTCATCACCATGGGAGTTGGGTTCATTCTCACTGTAATCATCTTGGCGGTCATTCTGATCATACTGATCTTTCAAACGCTCGATGCCAACAGATTGGCCAAGCAGTACAACGACCACGTTCTCAGGTATGGAAGAGCGCCTTGGTGA
- a CDS encoding DUF2769 domain-containing protein, translated as MNLSDDELYEKMTRCLCTRKCPSYSVCAKIREQRFFCTKGKSPTNCVHDEIGCICPECPVGNELGKKSIYYCRYDEGI; from the coding sequence ATGAATCTTAGTGATGACGAACTGTACGAGAAGATGACAAGATGTCTATGCACCAGGAAATGCCCTTCATACTCCGTATGTGCAAAGATCAGGGAGCAGAGGTTCTTCTGCACGAAGGGGAAGAGCCCCACCAACTGCGTTCACGATGAGATTGGATGCATATGTCCTGAATGTCCAGTGGGTAATGAGCTTGGAAAAAAGAGTATCTACTACTGTAGGTACGATGAAGGAATCTAG
- a CDS encoding rubredoxin: protein MDKWGCTVCGYVCDSEEGDPENGIPPGTVLGELLGDWVYPVCGSHKVKFLKLWHEESESDRNSSFRVDSRLEMTARHVGTRFYIIGQLNNNHDYIIVTGRDRDVLRSYVRALIRHHFCDERTMADYRSFVLDCDEEPNLIIVLVCVILSDG from the coding sequence ATAGATAAGTGGGGATGCACTGTTTGTGGTTATGTATGCGATTCCGAAGAAGGAGATCCCGAGAACGGAATACCGCCAGGGACCGTTCTTGGGGAACTGCTTGGCGACTGGGTTTACCCTGTATGTGGGTCGCACAAGGTCAAGTTCCTCAAACTATGGCACGAGGAATCGGAATCTGATCGCAACTCAAGCTTCAGAGTTGACTCACGCCTGGAGATGACAGCTCGTCATGTAGGAACCAGATTCTATATTATTGGGCAATTGAACAATAACCATGATTATATCATTGTCACCGGGCGCGACCGAGATGTACTGAGATCCTATGTACGTGCCTTGATTAGACATCACTTCTGCGACGAGCGTACCATGGCTGATTACCGTTCCTTTGTTCTCGACTGTGATGAAGAACCAAATCTGATCATAGTACTCGTTTGTGTGATACTCAGTGATGGTTAG
- a CDS encoding multidrug effflux MFS transporter, producing MQKSGRRWVLPKRSAAVLAIIILLNALPALATDMYLAALPEMSVELDAPVSLLNLNLILFFLFYGIGLLLWGPLSDKYGRRPALIAGMAAFVFFSVLCGLSTNVYELIVFRALQGIFGGVAVAVSTAMVRDIYDGHERERAFAMVSMMMAMGPVIAPIVGAALLQVITWNGIFFLLAAIGMIALAGCILMDESISQRADRKVLAALAQLGVVLRNRKFSNLLPSLSPLGIIIFVWVGTSTYILIDDFGLSKGEFSLFFAANGMFLLIGPFLYLILARYFNRLKIVAASIAVIVISGILIMTLGELGPIPFLLSVIPATLAVSITRPPSFDIALSQVDTDIGSASSIFNFLFMAIGAGGMMIASLEWQSRIAVMGIIFAVVGIFSLFAWLTVYKQYSSEPEESHQLESVGGK from the coding sequence ATGCAGAAGTCGGGAAGGAGATGGGTTCTGCCCAAGAGATCCGCCGCAGTTCTGGCAATCATCATTCTCCTGAACGCACTTCCCGCCCTTGCAACCGATATGTATCTCGCAGCCCTACCTGAGATGAGTGTCGAGCTCGATGCTCCCGTTAGCCTGCTGAACCTCAACCTGATACTGTTCTTCCTATTCTACGGCATCGGCCTTTTACTCTGGGGACCGCTCTCCGACAAGTATGGGAGAAGGCCTGCGCTGATAGCGGGCATGGCCGCGTTCGTCTTCTTCAGCGTTCTCTGCGGGCTATCGACGAACGTCTACGAGCTGATAGTATTCCGGGCACTGCAGGGCATCTTCGGAGGTGTCGCTGTCGCCGTTTCCACGGCCATGGTGAGGGACATCTATGACGGTCATGAGAGGGAGAGGGCATTCGCCATGGTGAGCATGATGATGGCCATGGGCCCTGTCATCGCCCCCATCGTCGGTGCAGCATTGCTGCAGGTGATCACCTGGAACGGAATATTCTTCCTACTGGCGGCAATTGGAATGATCGCACTTGCCGGCTGCATTCTAATGGATGAGTCGATCTCTCAAAGAGCGGACAGGAAAGTGCTCGCTGCCCTGGCACAGCTGGGCGTGGTCCTCAGGAATCGCAAGTTCTCCAATTTGCTACCAAGCCTGTCTCCCCTGGGCATCATCATCTTCGTGTGGGTTGGCACCTCCACATATATCCTGATCGATGATTTCGGATTGAGCAAGGGAGAGTTCAGCCTCTTCTTCGCAGCGAATGGTATGTTCCTGCTGATCGGACCTTTCCTTTACTTGATACTGGCGAGATATTTCAACCGGCTGAAAATAGTAGCTGCCAGCATTGCGGTAATTGTGATAAGCGGAATCCTGATCATGACCCTGGGAGAGCTGGGTCCGATCCCATTCCTTCTCTCGGTGATACCAGCAACCCTGGCGGTATCCATCACCAGGCCTCCGAGCTTCGATATCGCACTTTCCCAGGTGGACACCGACATCGGCTCGGCCTCCTCCATATTCAACTTCCTTTTCATGGCCATAGGGGCGGGAGGAATGATGATCGCATCCCTGGAATGGCAGAGCAGAATAGCGGTCATGGGTATCATCTTCGCCGTTGTAGGCATATTCAGCCTATTCGCATGGCTCACTGTGTATAAGCAGTACAGCTCGGAACCTGAAGAATCGCATCAACTGGAATCCGTCGGTGGAAAATAG